A region of Patescibacteria group bacterium DNA encodes the following proteins:
- a CDS encoding MjaI family restriction endonuclease, translating to MDRKITTVKLKNEEIQEYIGLESPEFPKYVTTFINRANRFSQATRPENVGQLSELIKEFPGRTVSEWESWYCERYPDTIRIATDKIANMIQNFREALDKVTHEMIEKWVKDLVIIKTFIGLHFQEAILKKVAEIKGTTYRLSNEEEESKGIDGFIGSISVSIKPYTYKEEKELKEKIPAKIIYYEKLDDGVEVDFSEL from the coding sequence ATGGATAGAAAAATAACAACAGTCAAATTAAAGAATGAAGAAATTCAAGAGTATATTGGGCTTGAATCCCCTGAATTTCCAAAATATGTGACGACATTCATCAATCGAGCTAATCGCTTCTCCCAAGCGACAAGGCCTGAAAATGTTGGACAACTCAGTGAATTGATTAAAGAATTTCCCGGAAGGACAGTCTCAGAGTGGGAATCTTGGTATTGTGAACGATATCCCGATACTATTAGAATTGCTACAGATAAAATTGCGAACATGATTCAGAATTTTAGAGAAGCATTAGATAAAGTTACTCATGAAATGATTGAGAAGTGGGTGAAAGATTTAGTGATAATTAAAACCTTTATCGGATTGCATTTTCAAGAAGCAATTCTTAAGAAAGTTGCCGAGATTAAAGGTACAACTTACAGACTTTCTAATGAAGAGGAAGAATCAAAAGGTATCGATGGTTTTATCGGCTCAATTTCCGTTTCTATAAAGCCCTACACATATAAAGAAGAAAAGGAGTTAAAGGAGAAAATCCCTGCTAAGATCATTTATTATGAGAAGTTGGATGATGGAGTTGAAGTCGATTTTTCAGAATTATAG